TGCAAACCTTCCACGCAAACAACAATTCTTCTAACTGATCATTTGTAGGTTTTACTTCAGTCACGACCTGCCATTGAGTTGTATCAGCAACAATATCATCCGCCGCTTGCACAAGAAAACCCCCAGCAATTTGTTTTACCAAAGTTTTAGGGCCACTACTCAAATCTGCCAATGTCAAAACTCGCACATTAGATTTCTTGGCGAGAATTTGCTGCGCTTCTGCATCACAGTCAGGCGCAACCACACATTCTAAAAACGTCTTAGTTAATTCCTTAGCTGTAGCCGCATCAATAGTACGGTTCAACGCGACAATTCCCCCAAACGCAGAAGTAGCATCAGCATTAAAAGCCTTTTGATAGGCCTCAACAATAGTATTCCCTAACGCCGTACCACAGGGATTGGTATGTTTAATAATAGTTGCGGCTGGTGAATCAGCGAACTCTGCAATAATTCTACGTGCAGCTTCCAAGTCAACCAGATTATTGTAACTCAGTTCTTTCCCTTGCAACTTCTTCGCTGCTGCCCATCCCGTTGGTGTAGTTCCAGTTTGATACCAAGCAGCACTTTGATGTGGGTTCTCACCATAACGCAGAGATTGTAATTCATTTCCGCTTAGGGTGTGTTGTTGCGTACCTGAGAGGTAAGATGCGATCGCGCGATCGTAATTTGCTGTGTGTAGAAATCCTTTTAAAGCCGCCTTTTGGCGAAATTCTAAAGAAGCTTCCCCATTATTTTGCCGTAACTCTTGCAGATATTCATCATACTGCGCCGGTTCACATAATACTGTTAGATGAGCAAAATTCTTTGATGATGCGCGTAACATCGCTGGGCCGCCGATATCAATTTGTTCAACAGCCTCCGCCAAAGTTACCCCTGGTTTAGCAATAGTCTCTTCAAACGGATAAAGATTCACCACCACTAAATCTATTGGACGAATTTGGTTAGTTTCTAAATCTGCCACATCTTGAGCAACATCGCGCCTAGCCAAAATCCCCCCATGAATGCGTGGATGTAAAGTCTTCACGCGCCCACCTAAAATCTCAGGCGAACCAGTATAATCTGCAACCTTTGTCACAGGCAAACCCGCATCCTTGAGGGCTTGAGCAGTTCCCCCACTACTGATTAAATCAAATTCAAATTCTTCAACCAACCTACGGGCTAGGTCAATTAAACCAGTTTTATTAGATACACTCAGCAGTGCTAGACGCGCCATGTCTCAATTCCTCAGATGCGAAAGACCCCAATTTTTACATAACCCTTGGATCACTTCAAGAGCATGATGGATAATATGAGTTAATCATTTCCTTCTTCCCAGAAATTGCAGACAATGAAAAACTCAACCTTCACCTGATGATTCTTTGCGTCTGTGCATGAGGAAAATAATCTCAACTAATCTTCATACTTAAATCCAACCACTTCGACTGAGTAATAGGCGCACTACTAGAAATATAATCAACACCAGTCTCAGCTACCGCCCGAATAGTTTCCAGGGTCACATTCCCAGAAGCCTCAATCTTTACTCTACTATCTTGCTGACGAATTAACTGCACTGCCTGACGCATCAAATCAACAGGCATATTGTCCAACATAATAATGTCAGCCTGATATTCCAAAGCCTCCTTCACCTGTTCAATCGTTTCCGTCTCTACTTCTATCGTTAACGTATAAGGAATCTGAGAGCGAATACGAGTAATAGCTTCACTAATTCCCCCGGCCGCCGCGATATGATTATCCTTAATCATCACCGCATCATCCAGCCCTATACGGTGATTAATCGCTCCACCTACGGCAGTCGCGTACTTTTCCAACAACCTCAAACCTGGCGTAGTCTTGCGCGTATCCACCAAACGGGCAGGTAAATCTGCAATTTGTTCTACATATTTATTAGTCAAAGTTGCAATTCCACTCAACCGCATAGCCAAATTGAGCGCTACCCGTTCCCCCATCAACAAAGCATCAAGCGAACCAGACATTTCCGCCACAACCTGTCCTGGCTCACAAAATGCACCTTCATCAGCAGTAGTTACAAAACTAACCTTCTCATTTAAAAGCTGAAACACTCTTGCTGCAACTGGTAAACCAGCAATTACCCCTGGTGCTTTCGCTACCCACTTCGCCGAGCCTAGAGTAACATCCGCAGCTAACAGACTATTCGTAGTGCGATCGCCCCGACCAACATCCTCCAACAACCAGCCCCGTAATAGCGGATCTAAAACCAACCAAGGCGGCAAAACACCAACTTTACTCACAACTTTATTACTTCCCTAATCACATTCAGGAATACTATAGCCTAAAACCTTTACCCTATAAGCCTTGTAGAGAAATTACAAAAAAAGGCGAAAAATTTTTGCCAAAACAGTTGACACTCTCTTATAGCTTGGTTATATTGGATAAGTGCCTGAGAGGCGGACGCGAAAGAGCGACGCTTCCAAGGGAACCGAACCTTGAAAATATTATAGTTTGAAAGCTAGTATACAACAATAGCCTGCGTCAAGAAAATAAAAAACACCAGGCTGAGGTGTAAAAAGAGCAGCCAATGAGCTAAAAACAAAATCTTCAAAACGGAGAGTTTGATCCTGGCTCAGGATGAACGCTGGCGGTATGCTTAACACATGCAAGTCGAACGGTCTCTTCGGAGATAGTGGCGGACGGGTGAGTAACGCGTGAGAATCTGGCTCCAGGTCGGGGACAACAGTTGGAAACGACTGCTAATACCGGATGTGCCGAGAGGTGAAAGATTTATTGCCTGGAGATGAGCTCGCGTCTGATTAGCTAGTTGGTGTGGTAAGAGCGCACCAAGGCGACGATCAGTAGCTGGTCTGAGAGGATGATCAGCCACACTGGGACTGAGACACGGCCCAGACTCCTACGGGAGGCAGCAGTGGGGAATTTTCCGCAATGGGCGAAAGCCTGACGGAGCAATACCGCGTGAGGGAGGAAGGCTCTTGGGTTGTAAACCTCTTTTCTCAGGGAATAAAAAAATGAAGGTACCTGAGGAATAAGCATCGGCTAACTCCGTGCCAGCAGCCGCGGTAATACGGAGGATGCAAGCGTTATCCGGAATGATTGGGCGTAAAGGGTCCGCAGGTGGCAATGTAAGTCTGCTGTCAAAGAATGAGGCTTAACCTCATCAAGGCAGTGGAAACTACATAGCTAGAGTACGGTCGGGGTAGAAGGAATTCCTGGTGTAGCGGTGAAATGCGTAGAGATCAGGAAGAACACCGGTGGCGAAAGCGTTCTGCTAGACCTGTACTGACACTGAGGGACGAAAGCTAGGGGAGCGAATGGGATTAGATACCCCAGTAGTCCTAGCCGTAAACGATGGATACTAGGCGTGGCTTGTATCGACCCGAGCCGTGCCGGAGCCAACGCGTTAAGTATCCCGCCTGGGGAGTACGCACGCAAGTGTGAAACTCAAAGGAATTGACGGGGGCCCGCACAAGCGGTGGAGTATGTGGTTTAATTCGATGCAACGCGAAGAACCTTACCAAGACTTGACATGTCGCGAACTTTTCTGAAAGGAAGAGGTGCCTTAGGGAGCGCGAACACAGGTGGTGCATGGCTGTCGTCAGCTCGTGTCGTGAGATGTTGGGTTAAGTCCCGCAACGAGCGCAACCCTCGTTTTTAGTTGCCAGCATTAAGTTGGGCACTCTAGAGAGACTGCCGGTGACAAACCGGAGGAAGGTGGGGATGACGTCAAGTCAGCATGCCCCTTACGTCTTGGGCTACACACGTACTACAATGCTACGGACAGAGGGCAGCTAAACAGCGATGTCAAGCAAATCCCGTAAACCGTAGCTCAGTTCAGATCGCAGGCTGCAACTCGCCTGCGTGAAGGAGGAATCGCTAGTAATTGCAGGTCAGCATACTGCAGTGAATTCGTTCCCGGGCCTTGTACACACCGCCCGTCACACCATGGAAGCTGGCAACGCCCGAAGTCATTACTCCAACTTTTCGGAGAGGAGGATGCCTAAGGCAGTGCTGGTGACTGGGGTGAAGTCGTAACAAGGTAGCCGTACCGGAAGGTGTGGCTGGATCACCTCCTTTTTAGGGAGACCTACCCAACTCAGTGACCGAAAGCACAAAGCAAATAGGAAGTGAGATGGTCTACTCTAGGTCGGTCGTAGATATTGTTGAAGCTTTCAAACTATGATTTGGTTCGATATGGGCTATTAGCTCAGGTGGTTAGAGCGCACCCCTGATAAGGGTGAGGTCCCTGGTTCGAGTCCAGGATGGCCCACCTGAAGAATTTTAGATTTTAAATTTTGGATTTTAGATTGTATTTTTAAATCTAAAATCGCAAATCCAAGATCCAAAATTCATGATGGGGGTTTAGCTCAGTTGGTAGAGCGCCTGCTTTGCAAGCAGGATGTCAGCGGTTCGAGTCCGCTAACCTCCACCTGAAGCGAGAAGCTAACAAAAAAAGAATTAGGAAAAAGTCAGCAACTAATAGAGAGAAACTCGTTAGACTGCTGGGTGAATGCCTAGCCAGAACCTTGAAAACTGCATAGAAACGCGATTTATAAGCAGGCAGACACAGACATCCAATGGGTGTTGAGTGGATGCAGGTGGAAACCAATGTATTGTGGTCAAGCTAATAAGGGCTAATGGTGGATACCTAGGCACACAGAGGCGAAGAAGGACGTGGTTACCGACGAAATACTCCGGGGAGTTGGAAGCAAACATTGAGCCGGAGGTGTCCGAATGGGGCAACCCTATGTACAGCCTGTTGAATATATAGACAGGTATGAGCCAACCCAGCGAACTGAAACATCTTAGTAGCTGGAGGAAAAGAAATCAATAGAGATTCCCCAAGTAGTGGTGAGCGAAAGGGGAAGAGCCTAAACCAAAGGGTTTACCTTTTGGGGTAGTGGGACAGCAATATCGAATCCAGCGATTAGACGAAGCAGCTAAATACTGCACCAGAGAAAGTGAAAGTCTTGTAGTCGAAAATTCAAGGATAGTAGCTGCATCCCGAGTAGCATGGGGCACGAGGAATCCCATGTGAATCAGCGAGGACCATCTCGTAAGGCTAAATACTACTGTGTGACCGATAGTGAACCAGTACCGCGAGGGAAAGGTGAAAAGAACCCCGCAAGGGGAGTGAAATAGAACATGAAACCATTAGCTTACAAGCAGTGGGAGTCCGATTAAACGGATGACCGCGTGCCTGTTGAAGAATGAGCCGGCGACTTATAGGCACTGGTAGGTTAAGACGAGAATGTCGCAGCCAAAGGGAAACCGAGTCT
Above is a genomic segment from Nostoc sp. MS1 containing:
- the purH gene encoding bifunctional phosphoribosylaminoimidazolecarboxamide formyltransferase/IMP cyclohydrolase yields the protein MARLALLSVSNKTGLIDLARRLVEEFEFDLISSGGTAQALKDAGLPVTKVADYTGSPEILGGRVKTLHPRIHGGILARRDVAQDVADLETNQIRPIDLVVVNLYPFEETIAKPGVTLAEAVEQIDIGGPAMLRASSKNFAHLTVLCEPAQYDEYLQELRQNNGEASLEFRQKAALKGFLHTANYDRAIASYLSGTQQHTLSGNELQSLRYGENPHQSAAWYQTGTTPTGWAAAKKLQGKELSYNNLVDLEAARRIIAEFADSPAATIIKHTNPCGTALGNTIVEAYQKAFNADATSAFGGIVALNRTIDAATAKELTKTFLECVVAPDCDAEAQQILAKKSNVRVLTLADLSSGPKTLVKQIAGGFLVQAADDIVADTTQWQVVTEVKPTNDQLEELLFAWKVCKHVKSNAIVVSRDCATLGVGAGQMNRVGSAKIALEQAGEKAKGAILASDGFFPFDDTIRAAAATGITAIVQPGGSRNDQDSIKAANELGLAMVLTGVRHFLH
- the nadC gene encoding carboxylating nicotinate-nucleotide diphosphorylase; amino-acid sequence: MSKVGVLPPWLVLDPLLRGWLLEDVGRGDRTTNSLLAADVTLGSAKWVAKAPGVIAGLPVAARVFQLLNEKVSFVTTADEGAFCEPGQVVAEMSGSLDALLMGERVALNLAMRLSGIATLTNKYVEQIADLPARLVDTRKTTPGLRLLEKYATAVGGAINHRIGLDDAVMIKDNHIAAAGGISEAITRIRSQIPYTLTIEVETETIEQVKEALEYQADIIMLDNMPVDLMRQAVQLIRQQDSRVKIEASGNVTLETIRAVAETGVDYISSSAPITQSKWLDLSMKIS